The following are encoded together in the Humulus lupulus chromosome 5, drHumLupu1.1, whole genome shotgun sequence genome:
- the LOC133779659 gene encoding uncharacterized protein LOC133779659 gives MTIDIFTTRFVDCHFDETVFPALGGGEKKHLEKQITWNAQLLSQFYPRTSQCELEVQRIIHSQNIANQLPNAFTDPKKITKSHVLAENASIRIEVPAGRYANESKACLKHGRPVGSKDKNPRKRKGANNQYCPNEEVDNFEGDIDINNHKSLKEI, from the coding sequence ATGACTATAGATATATTTACAACACGTTTTGTTGACTGTCATTTTGATGAGACAGTTTTCCCAGCTTTAGGgggaggagaaaagaaacacCTGGAAAAACAAATTACTTGGAATGCACAATTATTATCTCAATTTTATCCTCGTACAAGTCAATGTGAACTTGAAGTTCAAAGAATAATTCATTCGCAAAATATTGCAAATCAATTACCAAATGCATTCACTGACccaaagaaaattacaaaatcaCATGTTCTAGCAGAAAATGCTTCAATTCGAATTGAAGTCCCAGCAGGACGATATGCTAATGAGTCTAAAGCATGCTTGAAGCATGGTAGACCAGTCGGTTCCAAAGATAAGAATCctcgaaaaagaaaaggagcaaATAATCAGTATTGTCCTAATGAAGAGGTTGATAATTTTGAGGGAGATATTGACATAAACAATCACAAATCTCTTAAAGAGATTTAG